Proteins from a single region of Hordeum vulgare subsp. vulgare chromosome 6H, MorexV3_pseudomolecules_assembly, whole genome shotgun sequence:
- the LOC123402299 gene encoding uncharacterized protein LOC123402299 isoform X2: MAFPAPAAVFLDENLPIHRGKRADGLNARPLKPSAKPSARKALRDVSNTGKPQAPSIQKGHPLKDRSVLKDKSALRSQEAIKKNPLSKTTIYADEATKKCHEWAKGGVERTHFTGNDAQKLDNDKIDKRVKKKVEKMTSALHDWSNVIFDPLLFPAKAVAPFYEEVNVLELEPEILPDISRRLSISVELDSYSLLEDKPVEFQLRDEISRHPWSVGSVN, translated from the exons ATGGCTTTCCCAGCTCCAGCTGCTGTATTCCTTGATGAGAACCTGCCAATCCATAGAG GCAAGAGGGCTGATGGGCTGAACGCCAGGCCACTGAAACCATCAGCAAAGCCATCAGCAAGGAAGGCCCTGCGGGATGTGTCCAACACCGGCAAGCCCCAAGCGCCTAGCATTCAAAAAGGCCACCCCTTGAAGGACAGGTCCGTCCTGAAAGACAAGTCTGCTCTGCGCAGCCAAGAAGCCATTAAGAAGAACCCACTGAGCAAGACTACAATCTATGCTGATGAAGCCACCAAAAAATGTCATGAATGGGCTAAGGGTGGGGTGGAACGCACCCACTTCACTGGGAATGATGCTCAGAAGTTGGACAATGACAAGATAGACAAAC GTGTCAAGAAAAAAGTGGAGAAAATGACGTCAGCATTGCATGACTGGTCAAATGTGATATTTGATCCTCTGCTGTTTCCAGCTAAG GCAGTTGCACCATTTTATGAAGAAGTGAACGTGCTGGAACTGGAGCCTGAAATTCTTCCAGACATCAGTAGGCGTCTCTCGATTTCAG TTGAGCTTGACAGCTACTCACTCCTGGAGGACAAGCCTGTTGAGTTTCAGCTGAGAGACGAGATAAGTCGTCATCCTTGGAGCGTTGGGTCAGTGAACTGA
- the LOC123402299 gene encoding uncharacterized protein LOC123402299 isoform X1 has translation MAFPAPAAVFLDENLPIHRGKRADGLNARPLKPSAKPSARKALRDVSNTGKPQAPSIQKGHPLKDRSVLKDKSALRSQEAIKKNPLSKTTIYADEATKKCHEWAKGGVERTHFTGNDAQKLDNDKIDKRVKKKVEKMTSALHDWSNVIFDPLLFPAKAVAPFYEEVNVLELEPEILPDISRRLSISGDKAKLIEVSFDEVELDSYSLLEDKPVEFQLRDEISRHPWSVGSVN, from the exons ATGGCTTTCCCAGCTCCAGCTGCTGTATTCCTTGATGAGAACCTGCCAATCCATAGAG GCAAGAGGGCTGATGGGCTGAACGCCAGGCCACTGAAACCATCAGCAAAGCCATCAGCAAGGAAGGCCCTGCGGGATGTGTCCAACACCGGCAAGCCCCAAGCGCCTAGCATTCAAAAAGGCCACCCCTTGAAGGACAGGTCCGTCCTGAAAGACAAGTCTGCTCTGCGCAGCCAAGAAGCCATTAAGAAGAACCCACTGAGCAAGACTACAATCTATGCTGATGAAGCCACCAAAAAATGTCATGAATGGGCTAAGGGTGGGGTGGAACGCACCCACTTCACTGGGAATGATGCTCAGAAGTTGGACAATGACAAGATAGACAAAC GTGTCAAGAAAAAAGTGGAGAAAATGACGTCAGCATTGCATGACTGGTCAAATGTGATATTTGATCCTCTGCTGTTTCCAGCTAAG GCAGTTGCACCATTTTATGAAGAAGTGAACGTGCTGGAACTGGAGCCTGAAATTCTTCCAGACATCAGTAGGCGTCTCTCGATTTCAG GCGATAAGGCAAAGCTGATTGAAGTTTCTTTTGATGAAGTTGAGCTTGACAGCTACTCACTCCTGGAGGACAAGCCTGTTGAGTTTCAGCTGAGAGACGAGATAAGTCGTCATCCTTGGAGCGTTGGGTCAGTGAACTGA